Proteins encoded by one window of Ovis canadensis isolate MfBH-ARS-UI-01 breed Bighorn chromosome 14, ARS-UI_OviCan_v2, whole genome shotgun sequence:
- the LOC138419244 gene encoding zinc finger protein ZFP2-like: MSPQDTQDFMPKNQKAFEYVFPIANLGIYQIFHHRNLDLMKDWEYTRVYERQRGCLYEHKEMETVTHYAKSTGKRNEQCESNWENHQLQSSTSAKKCKCLRTDFHPFLKHTCSLKGNMENLEGNLVSTANTHSDNSECRLRLNIHSSMSEHLQFNSEWENSQSNQFEGSMSRGSFVFPQQIFSHHSKMYNVDDNGRDTIQPSLFNTYCDMVNTQQLSMCNKMSQTFSNNYSSNNYKSIYGGVRRYSGNETGYTIEGNAKLMKHQGPESSDKDSKSNKCRNTFDQMSGFSLDKTTCPEERICSEYGQVSNQSSELIQQHTVQNPQKENQCKICGKVFSKSCHLSRHNKIHTGRKPFKCTECSKVFNLRSLLTEHQRIHTGERPFKCTECGKAFTYNSHLTQHLRIHTGEKPYKCIQCSKTFMRYSHLTYHRQIHTGERPYRCTECSKAFICYSQLTYHQRIHTGEKPYKCKECNKAFHRLSLLTGHQQIHSGERPYKCKECDKAFIWCSNLTRHQQIHTGEKPYKCKECNKAFHQYSVLTTHQRIHSGERPYKCKECSKAFIQCAHLTQHQRIHTGERPYKCTECSKAFSHSSNLTKHLRTHT; encoded by the coding sequence ATGTCTCCACAAGACACCCAGGATTTCATGCCAAAGAATCAAAAAGCATTTGAATATGTGTTCCCAATAGCAAACCTAGGAATATATCAAATATTTCACCACAGAAATTTAGATTTAATGAAAGACTGGGAATATACAAGGGTATATGAAAGACAGAGAGGATGTTTATATGAACATAAAGAAATGGAGACAGTTACACATTATGCTAAGAGTACTGGAAAGAGAAATGAGCAATGTGAGTCAAATTGGGAAAATCATCAACTTCAGTCGTCAACATCTGCCAAGAAGTGTAAGTGTTTAAGAACTGATTTCCATCCTTTTTTGAAACATACATGTTCTCTAAAAGGAAACATGGAAAATCTGGAAGGTAATCTAGTCTCTACTGCAAATACTCATTCGGACAATTCTGAATGTAGGCTTCGACTAAACATACATTCAAGCATGTCTGAACACCTACAATTTAACAGTGAGTGGGAAAACTCACAATCTAATCAATTTGAGGGATCCATGAGCAGGGGGTCATTTGTCTTCCCCCAACAGATATTTTCTCACCATTCCAAGATGTACAATGTTGATGATAATGGAAGAGACACAATCCAACCATCCTTGTTCAATACATACTGTGATATGGTTAATACACAACAACTTTCTATGTGTAATAAAATGAGTCAGACCTTTAGTAACAACTACAGCTCCAATAATTACAAGAGTATTTATGGTGGAGTGAGAAGATATTCTGGCAATGAAACTGGGTACACCATTGAAGGAAACGCAAAACTTATGAAACATCAGGGACCCGAATCTTCAGACAAGGATTCTAAAagtaataaatgtagaaataCCTTTGATCAAATGTCAGGTTTTTCTCTAGATAAGACTACTTGTCCTGAAGAGAGGATTTGTAGTGAATATGGTCAGGTTTCTAATCAGTCTTCAGAACTTATTCAACAGCACACTGTTCAGAATCCACAGAAAGAAAACCAGTGTAAGATATGTGGGAAAGTGTTTAGTAAGTCATGCCATCTAAGTAGACATAACAAAATTCATACAGGAAGGAAACCTTTCAAATGTACAGAATGTAGCAAAGTGTTTAACCTTCGCTCACTTCTTActgaacatcagagaattcacactggagagagaCCTTTCAAATGTACagaatgtggcaaagcctttactTACAACTCACATCTTACTCAACATCtgcgaattcatactggagagaaaccttataaatgcATACAATGTAGCAAAACCTTTATGCGTTACTCACATCTCACCTATCATCGgcaaattcatactggagagagacCTTATAGATGTACAGAATGTAGCAAAGCCTTTATCTGTTACTCACAGCTAACCTATCAtcagcgaattcatactggagagaagccttataaatgtaaagaatgtaaCAAAGCCTTTCATCGTCTCTCACTTCTTACTGGACATCAGCAAATTCATTCTGGGGAGAgaccttataaatgtaaagaatgtgacAAAGCCTTTATTTGGTGCTCAAATCTTACTCGACATCAgcaaattcatactggagagaagccttataaatgtaaagaatgtaaCAAAGCCTTTCATCAGTACTCAGTTCTTACTACACATCAGCGAATTCATTCTGGGGAGAgaccttataaatgtaaagaatgtagCAAGGCCTTTATTCAGTGCGCACATCTTACTCAGCAtcagcgaattcatactggagagagaccttataaatgtacagaatgtAGCAAAGCCTTTAGTCATAGTAGTAATCTCACTAAACATCTGAGAACACACACTTAA